The genomic segment TTTAACACTTTAAACCATCGTAATATAAGAGAAGAGTAGTAAGAAGCACAATGCCTCCTAGTCTCTTTGATCAGCAATTTGTGCACTGTGGTGTTTGCCACAGACAGTCTAGTCAAGAAGATCCACTCTACCTTACCTCGTGTGCTCATACTGTATGTTCTCAACATATGAATGTCAAAATCTGTCCCATCTGTCACATAAGTGATATCCTAGTAATTAAACTAGCCGAGTCCAAGCAATTAccagatgaaattaaaatgcTTTTCCAACCGATTCCGTCACTTCTGGAGAACCTTCATAACGTTTCACAATTCCAGATTACTGGTATGATTAATCAATGTCATTACTATCAAGATTTATGtgagaaattgaaggaaAAATGTGCACGTCAGAGACAATTGCTCTTCCAAGCCaaacaagaattagattctGTAGCGCATCTAAAGAGTAGAATTGCGGAATTAGAATCACAATTGCAATTACAATCTACCCCATCTACATCTGCTGTATTTAGTGGATTGAGGCCCAATCATAGAGCTCCCGATACTGTTGATCTTACGCTAGAGGATAACAAAGAAGAATCGTTTATTCGAAAGTTAAAGACTACCAATTCCTTAAGAAATAAAAGACATACGGTGGAGGTACCCAATTCTAACGACAGCAGTAATTCCTCTATTTCAAACATAATGGCAGAATCTACACAAGTGGATAAATTAACAGATCCATCAGAAATAACAAGCAAGAAAAGTTCAGATTTATCGCAGTTTTCCAACAACCTGCCCCATGCCCTTAACAAGCTACGAATAGTAAAGAGAAACCATACCCTcaacaataatagtaaCGCTACTACTTCAAGGGGACACCAAGGTCTAGTGACTCACATGCGGAGTAGCAGCAGTAGTAATAGCGGTATGCGTGCTCAGACACAGACCAATTTACTCATGCGTAGAAACACCACATCCAGAGCTCCCATTGGTAATTCACAAGGGACCAATAACAACAAGTTTAGAAGGGTAAGATAGTAAGGTGAAATTTAATGGAAGTCTTGCAAcgaaagagaaagaaaaaaaaagataataataataataataataaaactgataatgataaagGTTTTTATTCTTCTATTTTCAATAAATATGACGTGATCAGCATAAAGGCTATTGAAAATCCAAGCATTGTATCCTTTgatttttaaattttgaatcttgAATTGACCTTACCGCTTTTCCAATGTTGTGGTAGAAtatgaaagaaattgagcAAAGTGGGATAAACCGTTTAGATCAAACCCTGCTTCTTCTGTTGAACGAGACAGGCAATAAATGGAAATAGGAAACCTGCACCAAAGAAACCAAAGTGAACCCAACCGAATGGAATCTTTCTGTTCTTGACCTTAACTGGAATATTAGAGTACacaccttcttcaaaatgACTCTGCTTTCTAATGGTAGAAGAGAAAGCTCTTCTAGTGGAGAATCTAACCAACTGTTGTCTCAACATGACTGATGGATGGACACGATGCAATGGGACAATGGGGACCAACCGGGCTATGAAATGGGATCCAGAAATATGTTAATAGCTCTCTATTCTACTATTACTTTTACTATTGCagcttttttttcttcaaaatttcgATGGGGGAAATGGCGAGAGGGACTCGGCTAGGAAAACAGGTGTGGTGTTCGGGCGAGATGTGCTTGGAATTGACAGAAAGCGCAAATTTGATTGGTTAAGTGAAGTGGGAATAGCCAGTAGACTGTCTGGGACGTGGGACTGTCGCCGTTGTAACGCTTAGCATCACTATAACGAAGCTTTCAAAGTAGCTTGGAGACAAATTACAGAGTTGATCTGATACAGGTAGTAACGTAACACACAACAGAAGAAGTACGCTTGAGAAATGTCCGCCATTGCACCAATTCAAGGTACCCTAAGGAAGAGAATCATCTCCGATATTGCTACTGGATTTGCCCTAGGTGGTGTTATGGGCAGTTACTGGTGGTGGGGATACCACAAAGGAATTATTGGTAAACGTGAAGCCTTTTATGCCCAATTAGCTGAACAGAAGAAATCTGAAGCTGTTGGtgctgaagatgagaattAAGAATCAGGCTTAGACTAGACGGATTACGATAGTACATGAGAATGCGAAAAGCGCAATagtaacaacaataatataTTCAAGCTGTGGTGGTTATGGTCCAGTGCAAAGCATTTTGCCATATTTATTAAGTagtagaagaaaaaaagtgacaaagaaaaaaaaaaattatttgatatttattcattattattaccattactattgttattgtGATTTAACATTTGAATCGAGTGAAGCGGTTACCGTTGGTTATACCATCACTCACAATGATAAATCGTTTATGTATCTCCTTTTGACGTAACTTGTcttgtaaaaatttcagtGTAGCCATTTCACCCATGGTAATACCACCGATAAATACCAATATTACGATATCAGATGTACCAGCTTCAGGTTGGCCAACGGCtactcttttcttgttcttacGTAGCGGTAACATCCATGATTCCGCGTGGACTAGATTTGAATCACCGTAAATTTGTCCCACTAATTCTTCAGCCTTAAAAACGTTGGGTGGCCTTGAAATGATAAATGGTTGTTGGGAGTTGTAATTCTTGCTCATCACAGATCTATCATATACCAATTGTATCAATCTTGTTGTTAAGGGAACCAGACCGCAGTAGGCAAATGAAGGTTCCTCCTTATTAGCATCTTCTGTACGCGGTAGTGTGTCTAACCAAACGGAAATATTACGATATTCTTTCCTCCAAGTTGTACAATTCGTAGTGGATAAAAGTGATTTACTAGTGAAAAGTCCCCTATTGGTTAGCCTTTCCAGTTGGAAAACGATATTTAAACCGTACGCATCTACCAATTCCTGTTTAATAAATTCGTAATCCTTATCTCTAAGTCCATTTCTACAGAGTGACAAAACACACGCAAGTCTTAATACTGTATTCATCGGTAATTGGTTCTCATAGATAAGGTCTAAAATGCTATCGACGCTTCCCCTGTTGTCCAGCACCAAAGAGAGCATATTCTGTTCCAATTCAAGAATCCTATTGAATTGAGATTCCTGTTCATTCTCCACTTGTTTTAGAATATCCGCCGATAGATCAATGTGCTTATTGATTAATTTACgattttcttgtaattcagGTATAGCATCCACAAATTGTTTTAATTCACCTAGATTATCAGTCCTTGGTCTTGATGAATACTGATCATCAGAATTTCTTGCCATTGTATTTAACTTAGCACCTAAATCGCCGAAATTCAGAAACTTTAAGTCCTCCCAAATGTCATCATCAGTATAttttaatgataattcTTTCTTACTTTTTGTCTTTGCACCTGGTGTGAATTCGTAAAGATCATCAATTAATCCAGCATATGTAAGTTGGGTCAAAAGTGGTGTCAATGGATCCATATCTCTTTCCATGACGACTAAATCAGTCTCCAATCCACTATATTTATCACCATACAGAGTCTCTTtaatgaacaatttttcaccattttcttcCGTTTCAACCCTTTGTCGTAAGGACTGCAGAAATCTTTTGGATTCCTTCCCAAATGATACAGCATGAGTTACATTCGTCTGTGTATGCTTCAACAGACTCTCCAGACAATTAACCATATTATCCATAAGAATACCTCTTGTTGCAGTTTGCATGAAATTTTCACTGGGTGCATACATATTTTCCTCATCACTGTTGTATAATACATGTGCAATAAGAACATCATTATCTAATTGTGGGAAAGGTAACATATTCCATCCAATGAGTTTAATCCTACTTGAAGTCTCCAATTGTGATTCTATGTAATGCGGAATTCTTGCATCACTGATTGTTAAATTATCCTTAACCAAACTGTTTCCCGCTTGGGTTTCCCAAGTACAAAATACAATATTCATCACTGGCAAATCTAACGATTGGGCAACATGTTTTAGAGGTTCTGGAAGGGCAAAATCTAACCTCACATCTACGACAAAAATCAAGTCCATACCAGGGAAAGTGCTCAAAATTTCTGACACTTCACCCTTGAGTTGCTCACTTATCAGAACGATTTTCCTAGCAGGTGTCGATTCAGTCAATTGACTAAATGTAAAGAGTGCATTGATGATTGGAAGGACTTCAGGTTGAACCACTAATATCTGTTCATTGCTCGAGATTCCATTtagaatttggaaaaaagatTTGCACAAAATCCTTGGAAACTTTCTAGTATTCCAATTAGAGCTCATAGATCAAATAATCGACAAACTTCAGCGCCTAATAGTGCTCTTGTAGGTGGTATAAGCCAATGGTCTAGTGTTCCCGTAAATAATAGACTTCAATATTCGGACAAGGAGTCCTTTCTACCAATCTCGGACAAAGTCTGTCGCGCGTCAGTAAATAATTATAActcataataataataataataataacaataataattttacaATATTTAAAGGAAAAGTAAAGTCTATACTGCGATACCACTTCTGGAAGCAAAATCCTCGTAGTAAGCTAGCATTTCAGGAGTTATTATTCTAGATATACCAGAAAGAGCCTTCTCGAAGTGACGAGATTCTACTTTGTTGGCTTCCACATCTTCCATAATGGCAGCCAGCCCTGCTTCTTGACATAACAGTACTATTTCTGCACCGGAGCAACCATCCGTATGTTCTGCAagtttttccaaattgtaATCTGGCTGCGAGTCAATACTGAATTTACTGGtgcatttttttaaaatttgcAATCTCGCAGAATAATCTGGCGGCCCCACATAGATGTGCCTATCTAATCTCCCAGGTCTCAACAGGGCggaatcaatttcatccgGTCTATTAGTAGCTGCAACAATTACTACACCTTTCAGTTCCTCTACACCATCAATTTCGTTCAGTAGAGAAGTTAAGACGTTACTAGCTGCAGTTGTGGATGAACCCCCATCATCACGGCTGGAAGAAATGGCATCAATCTCATCGAAGAAAATTATACTAGGTGCAGCAGAACGAGCcttgtgaaaaatttctctTATAGCCCTTTCGGATTCACCGACGTATTTGCTGAAGATTTCAGGACCTTTTACTGCTAGGAAATTGACACCTGATTCTGTCGCCAATGCTTTGGCGGTCAAAGTTTTGGAACAACCAGGAGGACCATAAAGTAGAACACCTTTAGGAGC from the Zygosaccharomyces rouxii strain CBS732 chromosome B complete sequence genome contains:
- the CST9 gene encoding SUMO ligase CST9 (similar to gnl|GLV|KLLA0B03333g Kluyveromyces lactis KLLA0B03333g and some similarites with YLR394W uniprot|Q06032 Saccharomyces cerevisiae YLR394W CST9 Protein required for synaptonemal complex formation may have a role in meiotic recombination localizes to synapsis initiation sites on meiotic chromosomes potential Cdc28p substrate); the protein is MPPSLFDQQFVHCGVCHRQSSQEDPLYLTSCAHTVCSQHMNVKICPICHISDILVIKLAESKQLPDEIKMLFQPIPSLLENLHNVSQFQITGMINQCHYYQDLCEKLKEKCARQRQLLFQAKQELDSVAHLKSRIAELESQLQLQSTPSTSAVFSGLRPNHRAPDTVDLTLEDNKEESFIRKLKTTNSLRNKRHTVEVPNSNDSSNSSISNIMAESTQVDKLTDPSEITSKKSSDLSQFSNNLPHALNKLRIVKRNHTLNNNSNATTSRGHQGLVTHMRSSSSSNSGMRAQTQTNLLMRRNTTSRAPIGNSQGTNNNKFRRVR
- the VPS33 gene encoding tethering complex ATP-binding subunit VPS33 (similar to uniprot|P20795 Saccharomyces cerevisiae YLR396C VPS33 vacuolar sorting protein essential for vacuolar morphogenesis and function involved in vacuolar protein targeting) — protein: MSSNWNTRKFPRILCKSFFQILNGISSNEQILVVQPEVLPIINALFTFSQLTESTPARKIVLISEQLKGEVSEILSTFPGMDLIFVVDVRLDFALPEPLKHVAQSLDLPVMNIVFCTWETQAGNSLVKDNLTISDARIPHYIESQLETSSRIKLIGWNMLPFPQLDNDVLIAHVLYNSDEENMYAPSENFMQTATRGILMDNMVNCLESLLKHTQTNVTHAVSFGKESKRFLQSLRQRVETEENGEKLFIKETLYGDKYSGLETDLVVMERDMDPLTPLLTQLTYAGLIDDLYEFTPGAKTKSKKELSLKYTDDDIWEDLKFLNFGDLGAKLNTMARNSDDQYSSRPRTDNLGELKQFVDAIPELQENRKLINKHIDLSADILKQVENEQESQFNRILELEQNMLSLVLDNRGSVDSILDLIYENQLPMNTVLRLACVLSLCRNGLRDKDYEFIKQELVDAYGLNIVFQLERLTNRGLFTSKSLLSTTNCTTWRKEYRNISVWLDTLPRTEDANKEEPSFAYCGLVPLTTRLIQLVYDRSVMSKNYNSQQPFIISRPPNVFKAEELVGQIYGDSNLVHAESWMLPLRKNKKRVAVGQPEAGTSDIVILVFIGGITMGEMATLKFLQDKLRQKEIHKRFIIVSDGITNGNRFTRFKC
- the COX8 gene encoding cytochrome c oxidase subunit VIII (similar to uniprot|P04039 Saccharomyces cerevisiae YLR395C COX8 Subunit VIII of cytochrome c oxidase, which is the terminal member of the mitochondrial inner membrane electron transport chain), with amino-acid sequence MLRQQLVRFSTRRAFSSTIRKQSHFEEGVYSNIPVKVKNRKIPFGWVHFGFFGAGFLFPFIACLVQQKKQGLI
- the COX9 gene encoding cytochrome c oxidase subunit VIIa (similar to uniprot|P07255 Saccharomyces cerevisiae YDL067C COX9) — encoded protein: MSAIAPIQGTLRKRIISDIATGFALGGVMGSYWWWGYHKGIIGKREAFYAQLAEQKKSEAVGAEDEN